In Tolypothrix sp. NIES-4075, the following proteins share a genomic window:
- a CDS encoding peptidoglycan recognition protein family protein, whose product MFISLIFVALIVVLLAGRATQLQNNTSNPALAQPNPGIASWSQYPNVQMRSRSKPSSAANPPKSLFKTTEAFTRYRPRYEIAWADPSNYGERYTKDFNGVPVNNLPIIVLHETSNSAQSAINFFQTPHTDENVQASYHAIIKLDGTVIYTVPPNKRAFGAANSVFDSANGSETVKTNLNLPPSVNNFAYHVSLETPPDGWTDTEPIHSGYTDAQYYSLAWLIAQSDVPEDRITTHRLVDRSGTRIDPRSFDGKKFLNLLHNFRQVSE is encoded by the coding sequence ATGTTTATTTCTCTGATATTCGTCGCTCTGATTGTGGTGTTGCTTGCGGGTAGAGCCACACAATTACAAAATAATACATCAAATCCGGCGTTGGCGCAGCCCAACCCAGGCATTGCTTCTTGGAGTCAATATCCAAATGTACAAATGCGATCGCGCTCAAAACCAAGCAGCGCTGCAAATCCTCCCAAATCTCTATTCAAAACGACTGAGGCTTTTACAAGGTACAGACCCAGATATGAGATTGCTTGGGCAGATCCAAGCAACTACGGAGAGCGTTATACCAAAGACTTTAATGGTGTACCTGTTAACAATCTACCAATTATAGTCCTTCATGAAACGTCTAATTCTGCCCAGAGTGCGATTAATTTTTTTCAAACACCACATACCGACGAAAATGTGCAAGCGAGTTACCACGCCATAATAAAGTTAGATGGGACAGTTATTTATACAGTCCCACCAAATAAACGCGCTTTTGGTGCTGCAAATTCAGTTTTTGACAGTGCTAACGGTTCCGAAACCGTGAAAACTAATTTGAATTTACCACCATCTGTAAATAATTTTGCTTATCACGTCTCTTTGGAAACCCCCCCAGACGGTTGGACTGACACAGAACCAATTCATAGCGGTTACACTGATGCTCAATATTATTCTTTGGCTTGGTTAATCGCTCAAAGTGATGTCCCAGAAGATCGCATTACCACCCATCGTCTAGTAGATCGTTCCGGAACACGAATCGATCCCAGAAGTTTTGATGGAAAGAAGTTTCTCAACTTACTTCATAATTTTCGTCAAGTAAGTGAATAA
- a CDS encoding Uma2 family endonuclease, with protein sequence MNAITINFNNVLKLSDDQFYQLCRDNPDVKFERNAFGELIIMSPTGGETGKCNAKLTTRFVLWNEQTQLGEVFDSSTCFKLPNGSDRSPDVAWIKLERWNALTSEQREKFPPIAPDFVLELMSPSDNLSETQAKMQEYMNAGVKLGWLIDRKTHRVEIYRQGQPKEVLESPTSLSGEDILPGFVLDLLLVWG encoded by the coding sequence ATGAACGCAATTACTATCAACTTTAATAATGTCCTCAAACTTAGCGACGACCAATTTTATCAACTGTGTCGTGATAATCCCGATGTCAAATTTGAACGTAATGCTTTTGGAGAACTAATTATAATGTCACCAACCGGGGGAGAAACAGGAAAATGTAATGCCAAACTAACTACGCGATTTGTCCTGTGGAACGAACAAACTCAATTGGGTGAGGTATTCGACTCCTCCACCTGTTTTAAACTCCCCAATGGTTCGGATCGCTCCCCCGATGTAGCTTGGATAAAACTAGAGAGGTGGAATGCCCTTACATCAGAACAACGCGAAAAGTTTCCTCCTATCGCTCCCGATTTTGTGTTGGAGTTAATGTCCCCATCCGATAATTTGAGTGAAACGCAAGCCAAAATGCAAGAATATATGAATGCAGGTGTAAAATTAGGTTGGCTAATTGATAGAAAAACTCACCGTGTTGAAATTTATCGACAAGGGCAACCAAAAGAAGTATTAGAGTCTCCTACAAGCTTATCTGGAGAAGATATATTACCTGGTTTTGTCTTAGATTTACTTTTAGTCTGGGGTTAA
- a CDS encoding type II toxin-antitoxin system PemK/MazF family toxin, protein MNLQRGDVVLCRVSMPSTQFQQLKIRPALVVSTDRLNQILDDVMVVHCTSNTNRPLTATQYLITGEEITRAGIRVEPVIRCESIFTLNKTMILRKLGSLFGEAINQVNVCLIKALEL, encoded by the coding sequence ATGAACTTACAGCGCGGTGATGTGGTACTATGTCGGGTGTCAATGCCTTCGACTCAGTTTCAACAGCTTAAAATTCGCCCTGCTCTGGTCGTTTCAACAGATCGGTTGAATCAAATTCTTGATGATGTAATGGTTGTGCATTGCACCTCTAATACTAATCGTCCGCTAACAGCAACGCAATACTTGATAACGGGAGAGGAAATTACTCGTGCAGGTATTAGAGTTGAGCCTGTAATTCGCTGTGAATCAATTTTTACTTTGAACAAGACGATGATTCTCAGAAAGCTGGGTTCTCTTTTTGGTGAAGCGATTAATCAGGTGAATGTTTGCCTAATAAAGGCTTTGGAATTATAA